ACGATATCATTGATGATGCCAATGGCACGAACGTCGAACTCATTGAAGAATCGATTGATGATATCGGATTCGATGCTGAGTTTGCCGGCCAAAGCCCGATTATTAAGCTCGTCAACTACATCGTTTATAATGCGGTTCGTGAAGGTGCCAGCGATATCCACATCGAACCAACGGAATCACAACTACGTGTCCGCTATCGTGTTGACGGAGTCCTGCAACAGGCATTAGAGCCGCCGGTGCATCTGGCACCTGCTGTCTCTTCACGTATTAAAATTATGGCCAGCCTCGACATCAGTGAACGCCGACTGCCACAAGATGGCAGAATTCATGTGCTGATGGAGGGCCGCCCGATCGACTTGCGTGTCAGTACATTGCCGATGCCGACCGGCGAAAAAGTGGTCATCCGAATTCTCGATAATCGTAGCGTCAATATCTCGCTGGAACAATTGGGATTCAGCTCGGAAGTTCTGGAAAACTTCACAGAACAACTGGAAAAGCCGAACGGGATTATTCTAGTCACCGGCCCTACAGGGAGTGGTAAAAGTACGACACTCTATGCCGCTTTAAATGCAGTCAGCTCGATAGAGAAAAATGTCTGTACTGTCGAAGATCCTATCGAATATCAGCTGCCGGTTATCAATCAGTTTCAAGTCAACGAAAAAATTGGCCTCTCATTCGCATCAATTCTTCGCAGCCTCTTGCGACAAGACCCCGATGTCATCATGGTAGGCGAAATTCGAGACCAGGAAACGGGAAAAATTGCCATCCAGGCTGCCCTCACAGGGCACCTTGTTTTTAGCACACTGCATACGAATGATGCCATTTCTGCGATCACGCGGTTAATTAACATGGGCGTCGATGATTATCTGATTGGAGCCGCCGTTAATATGGCACTCGCACAGAGACTGTGCCGAAAACTCTGTCCAAAATGCAAAACGCCATACGAACTTCCCAAAGCAATGCAACTCGCCGTTGAACGGGCGGGACTGGATATTGACGAATTTTATAAAAACAAAGGCTGCAAACGTTGCCGCAACACCGGGTTTTCCGGACGTATTGGCGTTCATGAAATTCTGACGGTCGACGACCAACTGCGTGAAATTATTACCACGAATCCAACAGTCGCCGCCGTCAAAGAGCATGCCCAGAATAATGGCATGATTCCTCTGCGATACGATGCACTTCGCAAGGCAAAAGAAGGACTGACGACAATCGAAGAAGCACTTAAAGTGAGCGACGAAGGCTGGATTCCCAAAAAATCAGCAATCAAGCAATAAACACCGGTCTATTTTTGAAAACGGTGACTACATAAAACAGAGGCCTGAGAAAGCGACTCAACCATGGAAATGAACGACT
This window of the Gimesia fumaroli genome carries:
- a CDS encoding GspE/PulE family protein, with translation MNTNSLLQPKMRLGDLLIYKEYITLEQLESALEEQSQGEGDQLLGELLVNNEYCTEEQVLECLALEYRIPYVQLDSRMFDSKIFEVLPREFVEKHTVLPLFKVRNVLTVAVAEPTNVFLVDQLRDLTKSEVQIVAASAREIRRMVQTYMPNTNVFVIDDIIDDANGTNVELIEESIDDIGFDAEFAGQSPIIKLVNYIVYNAVREGASDIHIEPTESQLRVRYRVDGVLQQALEPPVHLAPAVSSRIKIMASLDISERRLPQDGRIHVLMEGRPIDLRVSTLPMPTGEKVVIRILDNRSVNISLEQLGFSSEVLENFTEQLEKPNGIILVTGPTGSGKSTTLYAALNAVSSIEKNVCTVEDPIEYQLPVINQFQVNEKIGLSFASILRSLLRQDPDVIMVGEIRDQETGKIAIQAALTGHLVFSTLHTNDAISAITRLINMGVDDYLIGAAVNMALAQRLCRKLCPKCKTPYELPKAMQLAVERAGLDIDEFYKNKGCKRCRNTGFSGRIGVHEILTVDDQLREIITTNPTVAAVKEHAQNNGMIPLRYDALRKAKEGLTTIEEALKVSDEGWIPKKSAIKQ